A portion of the Candidatus Nitrosotenuis aquarius genome contains these proteins:
- a CDS encoding PQQ-dependent sugar dehydrogenase, giving the protein MHKELKQLSQNLTRLIGRTIALAFLFVVLVVGTQVVLAQEFPQHDLKVETIAENLDVPWAIAFAPDGRIFVTERTGALRVIDDDSLQNSPALKLDVGGAEGGLLGLALDPNFEENHYLYIYYTYSEFLSTYNRVSRFTESNNSVSDELVLIDKIPGAAIHDGGRIKFGPDGKLYITTGDAANMSLAQDLDSLAGKILRINPDGTIPHDNPFADSPVYSYGHRNPQGLDWDPTSGILVATEHGPSGDKGFARDEINIISAGKNYGWPEITGDEKDPKYVSPIFHTGDVAWAPSGAAFYDGNRILDLKGKFLVANLRGVHLHAFEIDTTQGKILSEQSLFSGTFGRLRDVHINDGYIYLLTSNQDGRGSPRQNDDRILKVMALDQGLQKETQEEICSAGLELVIKASNGNPACVKPATKLKLIERGWARN; this is encoded by the coding sequence ATGCACAAAGAATTAAAACAATTATCGCAAAATCTTACAAGATTGATTGGAAGGACTATAGCGCTTGCATTTTTGTTTGTTGTACTTGTTGTCGGCACGCAAGTAGTTTTGGCGCAGGAATTTCCACAGCATGATCTAAAAGTGGAAACAATAGCGGAAAACCTGGATGTTCCATGGGCAATTGCGTTTGCGCCGGACGGAAGAATTTTTGTGACAGAAAGAACTGGCGCCTTGCGGGTAATCGATGACGACTCTCTCCAAAATTCCCCGGCCCTGAAGCTAGATGTGGGGGGAGCGGAAGGCGGACTTTTGGGGCTGGCACTGGATCCGAACTTTGAGGAAAACCACTACCTGTACATTTACTATACTTATTCTGAATTTCTCTCAACATACAACCGCGTCTCTAGATTCACAGAATCAAACAATTCAGTATCTGATGAGCTGGTATTGATTGACAAAATCCCGGGAGCTGCAATTCACGACGGTGGGAGAATAAAATTCGGCCCTGACGGCAAGCTGTACATAACTACGGGCGATGCCGCAAACATGTCGCTTGCGCAAGACCTCGACTCACTTGCCGGCAAAATACTGCGAATCAATCCTGATGGAACAATACCACATGACAATCCGTTTGCGGACTCGCCAGTGTACTCGTATGGGCACAGAAACCCGCAGGGACTTGACTGGGATCCTACCAGTGGAATTTTGGTTGCAACTGAGCACGGCCCGTCCGGAGACAAGGGATTTGCGCGCGATGAGATAAACATAATCTCTGCAGGCAAAAACTATGGATGGCCGGAGATCACTGGAGATGAGAAAGATCCGAAATATGTCTCACCAATATTTCACACGGGAGATGTGGCGTGGGCTCCGTCAGGTGCTGCATTTTATGATGGGAATAGAATCCTTGACCTAAAGGGAAAATTCCTTGTGGCAAACTTGCGCGGCGTACATTTGCATGCATTTGAGATAGATACGACACAGGGCAAAATTCTCTCAGAGCAGTCATTATTTTCTGGAACCTTTGGTAGATTGCGCGACGTGCACATCAACGACGGCTACATCTATCTTTTGACTAGCAATCAAGATGGGCGAGGATCTCCAAGGCAAAACGACGACAGAATACTAAAGGTGATGGCACTTGATCAAGGCCTGCAAAAAGAAACACAAGAAGAAATCTGTAGTGCCGGCCTCGAGCTTGTAATCAAGGCAAGCAATGGCAATCCGGCATGTGTCAAGCCCGCAACAAAACTCAAGCTCATAGAGCGTGGATGGGCTCGCAACTAG
- the cca gene encoding CCA tRNA nucleotidyltransferase translates to MNHILKQAEKYVIPSEKLQKQKDVIVEQSVRLVQKEASKYSQVTGIEIVGSYAKGTWLPKRADIDVFVKFHSDTPEKEFVDIGKKIGFAALHQFKPYVRYAEHPFVEAQIRDTKVNVVPCYDVQEGAWKSSADRSPFHTKFMIKSLTGTMKNEVRLLKAFLKADDIYGAEIAKQGFSGYVAEVLVLNFGSLENVLKEIAQLKAGQVIGKTTKQFDTKIVIIDPIDENRNLGAAISNENIGRFVLAARAFLRKPALSFFTIKKKSAKLDTKNVLVLSFRYKPRSPDIIWGQIKRAATSLATQMNQAGFSVLKRSATISENNVASLLFLLQSKKLDDLQTRLGPEFFVADHVEKFIAANKKKSLAMWINDDGKVCSLQKRQNVDAQKFLKFLIQYNIEKSGVPAGLKSEIKKFKITTASAAKGKSIKEAARKLVSTDETIFSSK, encoded by the coding sequence ATGAACCACATCCTAAAACAGGCAGAAAAGTACGTCATCCCATCGGAAAAGCTGCAAAAGCAAAAGGATGTGATTGTGGAGCAGTCAGTCAGATTAGTGCAAAAAGAGGCATCCAAGTATTCCCAGGTAACAGGAATTGAGATCGTCGGATCTTATGCCAAGGGGACGTGGCTTCCAAAAAGAGCAGACATTGATGTTTTTGTAAAGTTCCACTCCGACACCCCAGAAAAAGAGTTTGTAGATATTGGCAAAAAAATCGGATTTGCCGCACTACACCAGTTCAAGCCCTATGTCAGATATGCCGAGCACCCGTTCGTGGAAGCGCAAATCCGTGACACCAAGGTAAACGTGGTCCCTTGCTATGACGTGCAGGAAGGTGCCTGGAAGAGCTCAGCAGACAGGTCCCCGTTTCACACAAAATTCATGATAAAATCGTTAACTGGCACAATGAAAAACGAGGTAAGACTGCTAAAGGCATTCTTGAAGGCAGATGACATCTATGGTGCAGAGATTGCCAAGCAGGGATTTTCCGGTTATGTGGCAGAGGTCTTGGTTCTCAATTTCGGCTCGCTTGAAAATGTACTAAAAGAGATTGCGCAGCTAAAGGCAGGCCAAGTAATTGGAAAGACGACAAAGCAGTTTGATACAAAAATTGTCATAATAGATCCAATAGATGAGAACAGAAACTTGGGCGCTGCAATATCCAATGAAAACATTGGAAGATTTGTCCTAGCTGCGCGTGCGTTTTTGCGCAAACCAGCCTTGTCATTTTTCACTATAAAGAAAAAAAGCGCCAAGCTAGACACAAAAAATGTTCTGGTGTTATCGTTTAGGTACAAGCCACGCAGCCCAGACATAATTTGGGGCCAGATAAAGCGCGCGGCAACATCTCTTGCCACACAAATGAATCAGGCTGGGTTTTCCGTATTGAAGAGATCAGCTACCATATCTGAGAATAATGTTGCGTCATTGTTGTTTTTGTTGCAATCAAAAAAGCTGGATGACCTGCAGACAAGGCTAGGGCCAGAGTTCTTTGTAGCAGATCACGTGGAAAAATTCATTGCTGCAAACAAAAAGAAAAGTCTAGCGATGTGGATTAATGATGACGGAAAGGTTTGTTCTCTGCAAAAAAGACAAAACGTAGATGCACAAAAATTCCTAAAATTTCTCATCCAATATAATATAGAAAAATCTGGAGTTCCCGCTGGATTAAAATCAGAAATTAAAAAATTCAAAATCACAACTGCAAGTGCCGCCAAAGGCAAATCCATTAAAGAGGCTGCACGGAAACTCGTCTCAACAGATGAGACAATTTTTTCCAGCAAGTGA
- a CDS encoding DNA-3-methyladenine glycosylase family protein, translated as MTAALKHLKKDRKLAKVIDKIGKYNLPITKNPYESLVEAIITQQLSGKAADSISTRFREIYGRFPKPADVLKTSDVKLRKDGLSYMKVSYIKDLSSRVESKEIRLSYMRNLTDEEVIEQLTKVRGIGRWTAEMFLIFSLGRQDVLPVGDLGLKKGIQKLYSLSDLPKKEQMEKIAEKWRPYRSVATWYLWRSLNQFDIG; from the coding sequence TTGACAGCTGCACTAAAACACCTCAAAAAAGACAGAAAGCTAGCCAAGGTAATCGACAAAATAGGAAAGTACAATCTACCAATTACAAAAAATCCATATGAATCACTAGTAGAGGCAATCATAACACAGCAGCTCTCTGGCAAGGCAGCTGATTCCATCTCCACTAGATTTAGAGAAATTTATGGAAGATTCCCCAAACCAGCTGATGTCCTAAAGACATCTGATGTCAAGCTGCGAAAAGATGGTTTATCGTACATGAAGGTCTCTTACATCAAGGATTTGTCTAGCAGAGTAGAATCTAAAGAGATCAGACTGTCATACATGAGAAATCTCACAGACGAAGAGGTAATTGAGCAGCTAACAAAAGTAAGGGGGATTGGACGCTGGACTGCAGAAATGTTTTTGATTTTTTCTCTGGGCAGGCAGGATGTTTTACCTGTGGGGGACTTGGGGCTCAAAAAGGGAATCCAGAAGCTGTATTCGCTATCAGATCTGCCAAAAAAGGAGCAAATGGAAAAAATTGCGGAAAAATGGCGTCCATATAGAAGCGTGGCTACGTGGTATTTGTGGCGCAGCCTGAATCAGTTTGACATTGGATAG
- the glyA gene encoding serine hydroxymethyltransferase, with the protein MAGSAYKNSYKKILADLVEHNKWFENSIPLIASENVPSPAVKEALLSDFGNRYAEGWPGERVYAGCVYIDKVEVQCMDLAKKLYKAKFADVRPISGVVANLAVYSAFTNPGDVMIAPSIPAGGHISHGKKEHSGTAGLVHGLDIEFYPFDAEEMTIDVDKTKEKIEELKKANRLPKMAMFGGSLFLFPHPVKELSDFLKSYNIHINYDAAHVAGLIAGGQFQDPLREGADTMTMSTHKTLFGPQGGLVLGGEQHGEAIKKATFPGLTSSHHIHHMAAKAIAFAEALEFGKAYAKDVIKNAKALADALSAAGFKVLGEKRGYTKSHQIAVNVLDYSDGGKVEADLEKANIIVNRQLIPGDIKAGRNYFHPGGIRLGVSELTRLGMKTPEMKEIAGFIKSIVIDKKDPKKLASKVKSFRKDYQKVHYCFDNKLGAYEYVKLR; encoded by the coding sequence ATGGCCGGTTCTGCCTACAAAAATTCGTACAAAAAAATTCTAGCAGACCTAGTAGAGCACAACAAGTGGTTTGAAAATTCTATACCTCTTATTGCAAGCGAAAATGTGCCTTCTCCGGCAGTAAAGGAGGCATTGTTATCAGACTTTGGAAACCGTTATGCCGAAGGCTGGCCAGGCGAGCGCGTCTACGCAGGCTGTGTCTATATCGACAAAGTCGAAGTCCAGTGCATGGACTTGGCAAAAAAGCTCTACAAGGCAAAGTTTGCTGATGTTCGACCGATTTCAGGCGTGGTTGCCAATCTAGCAGTTTATTCCGCATTTACAAATCCAGGCGACGTAATGATTGCGCCGTCCATTCCGGCAGGCGGACATATTTCTCATGGCAAAAAGGAGCATTCCGGTACTGCCGGCCTAGTCCACGGATTGGACATTGAATTCTATCCATTTGACGCAGAAGAGATGACAATAGACGTAGACAAGACCAAGGAAAAGATAGAGGAGCTAAAAAAGGCAAACCGACTGCCGAAAATGGCAATGTTTGGCGGCTCATTATTCTTATTCCCACACCCAGTCAAGGAACTCTCTGACTTTCTCAAATCATACAACATTCACATCAATTATGATGCAGCCCATGTCGCAGGACTGATTGCAGGAGGCCAGTTCCAAGATCCACTGCGAGAGGGAGCCGACACCATGACAATGAGCACCCACAAGACCTTGTTCGGCCCACAGGGCGGTCTAGTATTGGGCGGAGAGCAGCACGGCGAGGCAATCAAAAAGGCAACTTTTCCAGGACTGACATCAAGTCACCACATCCACCACATGGCAGCAAAGGCAATTGCATTTGCAGAAGCACTAGAGTTTGGAAAAGCATATGCAAAGGATGTGATCAAAAACGCAAAGGCACTAGCTGATGCACTCTCTGCTGCAGGATTCAAGGTATTAGGTGAAAAGCGAGGTTACACAAAGTCACACCAAATTGCAGTAAATGTCTTGGATTATTCCGACGGCGGCAAGGTGGAAGCAGACCTAGAAAAGGCAAACATCATAGTAAACAGACAACTAATCCCGGGCGATATCAAGGCAGGCCGCAACTATTTCCACCCAGGAGGAATCAGACTGGGCGTGTCAGAATTAACCAGACTGGGCATGAAAACACCAGAAATGAAAGAGATTGCCGGATTCATCAAGAGCATAGTAATAGACAAAAAGGATCCAAAGAAGCTTGCATCCAAGGTCAAGTCATTCCGAAAGGACTACCAAAAGGTCCACTATTGCTTTGATAACAAGTTGGGCGCCTACGAATACGTAAAACTGCGCTAA
- the thsB gene encoding thermosome subunit beta, whose translation MSVQVPKGNLPVVLLKEGSTENKGREAQKNNIAAAKIIAEIVHSSLGPRGMDKMLVDSLGDVTITNDGATILKEIDVQHPAAKMLVEISKTTDSEVGDGTTSAVILAGALLENAESLINQDVHPTVIVDGYRKAQKKALHFLKEIAEEVTANDKSILMKIAKTSMQTKLVKKESDHLAELIVKAVVSVAEKDTGAFTVDEDDVKVEKKAGGSMKDSLLVEGIVLDKEVVHGGMPKKITEAKIALINTALEIDKTEFDAKINISNPQQMKTFLDEENRMLKNMVDKVIGSGANVLLCQKGVDDMAQHYLARAGILTVRRVKESDMTKLAKATGARIVTNLDDLFEKDLGAANLVEERKIEEDRWVFVEGCKNPKAVTLLLRGGSQRVVDEVERSVHDALMVVKDVMENPSIVAGGGAPETFAATRLRNWAKSLEGREQLAVEKFADSLEAIPLTLSENAGMDPIDTLTNLRAKQLKGEKWTGVDVMKAKVGNMKSSEIIEPLAVKNQIVSAATEAACMILRIDDVIAVAKSAGPPGGDMGGMGGGMPGMGGMGGMGGMPGMGGMGDMGMDM comes from the coding sequence ATGAGCGTCCAAGTGCCAAAGGGAAATTTGCCCGTAGTTTTACTAAAAGAAGGCTCGACTGAAAACAAAGGTCGCGAAGCCCAGAAAAACAATATTGCAGCTGCAAAAATCATTGCAGAAATTGTTCACTCTAGCCTAGGTCCAAGAGGAATGGACAAGATGCTAGTTGACTCTCTAGGCGATGTTACCATTACAAATGACGGTGCTACTATACTCAAAGAAATTGATGTGCAACATCCGGCAGCAAAGATGCTAGTTGAAATTTCCAAGACAACCGACAGCGAGGTAGGCGATGGCACAACATCTGCAGTTATACTTGCAGGCGCATTGCTAGAAAACGCCGAGTCTTTGATTAACCAAGATGTACACCCAACCGTTATAGTTGATGGATACAGAAAAGCGCAGAAAAAGGCACTACACTTCCTAAAGGAAATTGCCGAAGAGGTAACTGCAAACGACAAGTCAATTCTGATGAAAATCGCAAAAACATCCATGCAGACAAAACTAGTCAAAAAGGAATCTGATCATTTAGCGGAATTAATTGTCAAGGCAGTAGTCTCTGTCGCAGAAAAAGACACTGGCGCATTTACAGTTGACGAGGACGACGTCAAGGTAGAGAAAAAGGCAGGCGGCTCCATGAAGGACTCTCTCCTAGTGGAGGGAATTGTGTTGGACAAAGAAGTAGTCCACGGAGGCATGCCAAAGAAAATCACCGAGGCAAAAATCGCACTGATCAACACTGCACTTGAAATCGATAAAACTGAATTTGATGCAAAGATAAACATCTCTAATCCACAGCAAATGAAGACATTTCTGGACGAGGAAAACAGAATGCTCAAGAACATGGTAGACAAAGTAATCGGCTCTGGAGCAAATGTATTGTTGTGCCAAAAAGGAGTCGACGACATGGCTCAGCACTATCTGGCTCGAGCAGGAATCCTGACAGTCCGACGTGTAAAAGAATCTGACATGACAAAACTTGCAAAAGCAACCGGTGCAAGAATTGTAACAAACCTTGATGATTTATTTGAAAAAGACCTTGGCGCAGCAAACCTAGTTGAAGAGCGCAAAATAGAGGAAGACAGATGGGTCTTCGTCGAAGGATGCAAGAACCCAAAGGCTGTCACACTCTTGCTTAGAGGCGGCTCGCAAAGAGTTGTTGACGAAGTAGAAAGATCAGTTCATGACGCACTAATGGTTGTAAAGGATGTAATGGAAAACCCATCAATTGTAGCAGGCGGTGGGGCACCAGAGACATTTGCTGCAACAAGACTGCGCAACTGGGCAAAATCCCTAGAAGGACGAGAACAACTTGCAGTAGAAAAATTCGCAGACTCGCTGGAAGCAATTCCGTTGACACTATCAGAAAATGCAGGAATGGATCCAATCGACACACTGACTAATCTGCGCGCAAAGCAACTCAAGGGCGAAAAATGGACCGGAGTTGATGTAATGAAGGCAAAGGTTGGCAACATGAAGTCAAGCGAAATTATCGAGCCACTAGCAGTAAAGAACCAAATTGTTTCTGCTGCAACAGAGGCCGCATGCATGATACTTAGAATTGATGATGTTATTGCCGTCGCCAAATCTGCCGGACCACCAGGAGGAGATATGGGTGGAATGGGCGGAGGCATGCCAGGAATGGGTGGCATGGGAGGTATGGGTGGAATGCCAGGAATGGGTGGCATGGGCGACATGGGCATGGACATGTAA
- a CDS encoding NAD(P)/FAD-dependent oxidoreductase, whose translation MQKILILGGGFGGLAAANELRANLSDVSITVVDKKDYFMMDLVKLWIIKGVRTFEKSKRPLHTITKKGIEFVNESVTGIDFKAKKVKTTTKELSYDYLIVALGVELAPEKISGLPENGYVLYDLEHGPKIREKITQMKSGKLGFVITGMPYKCPPAPFEAALIIDSMLKEQGVRDKIEIDFYSPAPITLPAAGPEVSNQLLQMLNKENIRFHGNKKTTSVGKNSIQFEDGSSVPFDVLIAIPPHKAPKVVYESGLAQEGGYIPVKRDCKTAIDSVYAIGDVTTMMVTGTISVPKAGIFAEGEGIAVARDIISKIKQKENPDVFDGKGGCFVEMGNTAGYVYVDMFASPNPITRLDEPAPKHMIEKENFEQERIAKWL comes from the coding sequence ATGCAGAAAATTCTGATTTTGGGTGGTGGATTTGGGGGCTTGGCAGCTGCCAATGAGTTACGAGCTAATCTGTCTGACGTCTCTATCACAGTTGTAGACAAAAAAGACTACTTCATGATGGACTTGGTAAAGCTGTGGATAATCAAGGGTGTTCGCACATTTGAGAAATCAAAGCGACCGCTGCACACCATAACAAAAAAGGGGATTGAATTTGTAAATGAATCCGTAACTGGAATTGACTTTAAAGCAAAAAAGGTCAAAACCACAACCAAGGAATTATCCTATGACTATCTGATTGTTGCGTTAGGTGTCGAACTTGCGCCGGAGAAAATCTCTGGACTGCCTGAAAATGGATATGTTTTGTATGATTTAGAGCATGGACCAAAAATTAGAGAAAAAATTACGCAGATGAAGTCTGGCAAGCTAGGCTTTGTCATTACTGGAATGCCGTACAAGTGCCCACCTGCTCCATTTGAGGCTGCACTGATCATAGATTCCATGCTAAAAGAACAAGGAGTGCGTGACAAAATTGAAATTGATTTTTACAGTCCCGCGCCAATTACACTTCCTGCGGCTGGGCCTGAGGTGAGCAACCAACTATTACAAATGTTAAACAAAGAAAACATTCGATTCCATGGAAATAAAAAGACAACGTCGGTTGGGAAAAATTCCATACAATTTGAGGATGGCAGCTCTGTACCATTTGATGTTTTAATTGCTATACCTCCACACAAGGCGCCAAAGGTTGTGTATGAATCTGGCCTAGCACAGGAAGGTGGATACATTCCAGTAAAGCGCGACTGCAAAACAGCAATTGATTCCGTTTATGCAATAGGTGATGTCACCACAATGATGGTGACTGGTACAATATCTGTGCCAAAGGCTGGAATTTTTGCAGAAGGGGAGGGAATTGCAGTTGCCCGAGATATTATATCAAAAATAAAACAAAAGGAAAACCCTGATGTCTTTGATGGCAAAGGTGGATGCTTTGTGGAAATGGGCAACACTGCGGGCTATGTCTATGTGGACATGTTTGCATCGCCAAATCCTATAACGAGACTGGATGAGCCAGCACCGAAACACATGATAGAAAAGGAAAACTTTGAGCAGGAGAGAATTGCAAAATGGCTATGA
- a CDS encoding AN1-type zinc finger domain-containing protein, with the protein MKKVNCAYCGNETDLPFECNYCKDEFCAEHRLPEEHRCVKLSSIRAKRFGEKKVIRQKKGFFSRMFGR; encoded by the coding sequence ATGAAGAAAGTAAATTGCGCTTATTGCGGAAACGAGACAGATCTGCCCTTTGAGTGCAATTACTGCAAAGACGAGTTTTGTGCAGAGCACAGACTTCCAGAAGAGCATAGGTGTGTCAAGCTAAGCTCAATTCGCGCAAAACGCTTTGGCGAAAAAAAGGTAATCCGCCAGAAAAAGGGATTTTTCTCTAGAATGTTTGGAAGGTAA
- a CDS encoding SDR family oxidoreductase: MLAGKVAIITGASSGIGEATARALAKAGAKVAIGARRTDRLEQVKSQIEKDGGEVFMQRLDVTKKTDCDSFVDAVVKKWGTVDILVNNAGLMPLSFFKNLKVSEWDQMIDVNIKGVLYCTGAVIPHLVAKKSGHIVNLSSVAGRIVFPAGSVYCATKHAVAAFSEGLRQEFSVRYNIRVTSIEPGVVATELNDTITDESLKGFVESAKKMVALQAEDIANAILFAVESPPHMNVNEILIRPTTQER, from the coding sequence ATGCTTGCAGGCAAAGTCGCTATTATTACTGGCGCATCAAGCGGAATAGGCGAAGCAACCGCTCGGGCACTTGCAAAGGCAGGCGCCAAAGTAGCAATCGGTGCGCGAAGAACAGACAGACTAGAGCAAGTAAAATCACAAATAGAAAAAGACGGTGGCGAGGTCTTTATGCAAAGACTTGATGTGACAAAAAAGACAGACTGTGATTCCTTTGTGGATGCCGTGGTGAAAAAATGGGGAACAGTCGATATTTTGGTTAACAATGCGGGCTTGATGCCTCTAAGCTTTTTTAAAAACTTGAAAGTCTCTGAATGGGACCAGATGATTGACGTCAACATAAAAGGCGTGTTGTATTGTACAGGAGCTGTGATTCCTCATTTGGTTGCAAAAAAATCTGGTCATATTGTGAATCTGTCATCGGTTGCCGGAAGAATCGTGTTTCCTGCTGGATCGGTTTATTGCGCAACAAAACATGCGGTTGCGGCATTCTCTGAAGGATTAAGGCAAGAATTTAGCGTCAGGTACAACATTCGTGTTACTTCCATAGAGCCTGGGGTTGTTGCAACAGAACTCAACGACACCATTACCGATGAGTCTTTGAAGGGGTTTGTCGAGTCGGCCAAGAAAATGGTGGCACTACAGGCAGAAGACATTGCAAATGCCATTTTGTTTGCAGTCGAGTCGCCACCACACATGAATGTCAATGAAATTTTGATTAGGCCCACCACGCAAGAACGATAA
- the glnA gene encoding type I glutamate--ammonia ligase, protein MPYKVIHGETTQVKYSPDEVFAKIKHENIRFIDLQFSSLVGRYHHTTISADTFTPDQMKDGLPKLDGSSIVGFTSVDDSDLVLKPDPSTFAIIPWVTEKKTARLICDVYWGRGRGRLERDPRAISQKAEEYLKTQGFDFSYWGPEVEFFVFDKVQWDVLTPYKGQSYSIESKEAPWSQEGTGYPMGLQEGYYPSTPSDTLTEFRNECVDVLNEHFGILCDNHHHEVATAGQCEIDIKYDYMTNAADGAQTYKYVVKNIAQKFGKVATMMPKPISMDAGSGMHTNVSLWKDGKNAFYDKDDKNEISQTGRYFCGGILNHARALCAITNPTTNSYHRLVPGYEAPVYIAWSPSNRSAAIRVPEHFRGEKYAYLKRFEYRAPDPSSNPYLVFSAVLAAGLDGIKKKMDPGDPVLENIYHMTKEERTKRGIKTVPANLGEAIDELENDRKFLNPIYSNEVIDKIIELGRKDHREISIRPHPHEFYLYFDV, encoded by the coding sequence TTGCCATACAAAGTAATTCACGGTGAAACAACTCAGGTCAAGTATTCCCCTGACGAAGTTTTTGCAAAAATAAAGCACGAAAACATTCGATTCATCGATTTACAATTTTCAAGTCTAGTAGGCAGATACCACCACACAACAATTTCTGCAGACACATTTACCCCAGACCAAATGAAGGATGGCCTGCCAAAGCTCGACGGCTCATCCATTGTGGGATTTACCAGTGTTGATGATTCAGATCTGGTCCTCAAGCCAGACCCAAGCACATTTGCCATAATTCCATGGGTCACTGAAAAAAAGACGGCCCGACTAATCTGTGACGTGTATTGGGGCAGGGGCAGAGGAAGACTAGAGCGCGACCCAAGAGCAATTTCGCAAAAGGCAGAGGAATATCTCAAAACACAGGGCTTTGATTTCAGCTATTGGGGCCCAGAAGTAGAGTTTTTCGTATTTGACAAAGTCCAGTGGGATGTCTTAACTCCATACAAGGGCCAGTCTTATTCCATAGAATCAAAGGAAGCTCCGTGGAGCCAGGAAGGAACCGGCTATCCAATGGGACTGCAAGAAGGATACTATCCAAGCACACCGTCTGACACACTGACAGAATTTAGAAACGAATGCGTTGATGTGCTAAATGAGCACTTTGGAATTTTGTGCGATAATCACCACCACGAAGTAGCAACCGCAGGCCAGTGTGAAATCGACATCAAATATGATTACATGACAAATGCCGCAGACGGCGCGCAGACATACAAGTATGTCGTAAAGAACATCGCGCAAAAGTTCGGCAAAGTAGCTACAATGATGCCCAAGCCCATATCCATGGATGCCGGCTCTGGAATGCACACAAACGTCAGCCTCTGGAAGGACGGCAAGAACGCATTTTACGATAAAGACGACAAAAACGAGATAAGCCAGACTGGTAGGTATTTCTGCGGAGGAATTCTAAATCACGCAAGGGCACTCTGCGCCATAACAAACCCGACTACAAACTCGTATCACAGATTAGTCCCAGGTTATGAGGCACCGGTGTATATCGCATGGAGTCCAAGTAACAGATCAGCTGCAATCCGTGTGCCGGAACATTTCAGGGGAGAAAAGTATGCCTATCTCAAGCGATTTGAATACAGAGCACCAGACCCATCATCAAACCCATATTTGGTCTTCTCTGCAGTATTGGCCGCAGGCCTAGATGGAATAAAGAAAAAGATGGACCCGGGCGACCCAGTCTTGGAAAACATTTACCACATGACAAAAGAGGAAAGAACAAAGCGCGGAATCAAGACAGTACCAGCTAATCTAGGCGAGGCAATAGACGAGCTGGAAAATGACCGCAAGTTCCTCAACCCAATTTACTCTAATGAAGTAATTGACAAAATTATTGAATTGGGTAGAAAGGACCACCGCGAAATATCAATCCGTCCACACCCACACGAGTTCTATCTGTACTTTGACGTCTAA
- a CDS encoding RIO1 family regulatory kinase/ATPase, with product MRQFFPASDLVKEPYSAILGYPRATRAQLQSRVKELKSLGIDGVSFEGPMTLDKICVLGKGYAGIVVLAKMGTKKVALKIRRTDSPRPDMKNETILLGAANKAGVGPKLIASSKNFVVMEFLSGVKIYDWVSELKGKGSAAKLKTVIKKVLTDCYKLDEAGLDHGELSNITKHVIVGKNITMIDFESASLERKASNVTSASQAILIGSGLAKMVNRIYKLPPKQKIISALRNYKEIRTQQSFDDVLEVLKLS from the coding sequence ATGAGACAATTTTTTCCAGCAAGTGATCTAGTCAAGGAACCATATTCTGCAATACTTGGATACCCAAGGGCGACTAGAGCGCAGCTCCAATCAAGAGTAAAAGAACTCAAGAGTCTAGGCATAGACGGTGTGTCATTTGAGGGTCCAATGACACTTGACAAGATCTGCGTTTTGGGCAAGGGCTATGCAGGAATAGTAGTCTTGGCAAAAATGGGCACAAAAAAAGTTGCACTCAAAATTCGCAGAACAGACTCGCCAAGACCAGACATGAAAAATGAGACTATACTGCTAGGAGCTGCAAACAAGGCAGGCGTAGGGCCCAAGCTGATAGCTAGCAGCAAGAATTTTGTCGTAATGGAGTTTTTGTCAGGCGTAAAAATCTACGACTGGGTCTCTGAGCTAAAAGGCAAAGGAAGTGCTGCCAAGCTAAAAACCGTGATAAAAAAAGTTCTAACTGACTGTTACAAATTAGATGAAGCTGGCCTTGACCATGGGGAATTAAGCAACATAACAAAGCATGTTATTGTAGGCAAAAACATCACCATGATCGACTTTGAGAGCGCCAGCTTGGAGCGCAAGGCATCCAATGTCACTTCAGCTTCCCAAGCCATCCTGATTGGCTCGGGTCTTGCAAAAATGGTAAATAGAATATACAAGCTTCCACCAAAACAAAAAATCATTTCTGCATTGCGCAACTACAAGGAAATTAGAACTCAACAAAGCTTTGATGACGTACTAGAGGTTCTCAAGCTGAGTTGA